One genomic region from Hoeflea algicola encodes:
- a CDS encoding sulfite exporter TauE/SafE family protein, with the protein MIASFFTSALTVSVGIGGGVAMLALMGYLVPVAAIIPLHGAVQLGSNLSRSSILRSHIAWICLAAFLAGAIPGAWAGGLAVGALADPTLKALLGGFILLITWLKLPRLAAIGPRGFALTGAITTFLTMIFGATGPFNAMVLSKTFPDRLRLQATTAAVMSLQHLVKTVAFALAGFAFTPWLPLIAAMIVTGFAGTWVGANFLQKMPEERFRMAFRVCLTVLALDMIRRGVVGMAHG; encoded by the coding sequence GTGATTGCGAGTTTCTTCACCTCGGCGCTGACCGTCTCGGTCGGCATTGGTGGCGGCGTCGCCATGCTTGCACTGATGGGCTATCTGGTTCCGGTTGCGGCCATCATCCCGCTGCACGGCGCGGTGCAGTTGGGCTCCAATCTCAGTCGCAGCTCGATTCTGCGCAGCCACATCGCCTGGATCTGCCTCGCCGCCTTCCTGGCCGGCGCCATACCCGGCGCCTGGGCCGGCGGGCTGGCGGTCGGCGCGCTGGCCGATCCGACGCTCAAGGCGCTGCTCGGCGGTTTCATCTTGCTCATTACCTGGCTCAAGCTGCCCCGACTGGCTGCCATCGGGCCGCGCGGCTTCGCGCTCACCGGCGCCATCACCACCTTCCTGACGATGATCTTCGGCGCCACGGGCCCCTTCAATGCTATGGTGCTTTCGAAGACCTTTCCCGACCGTTTGCGCTTGCAGGCGACCACGGCGGCGGTGATGAGCCTGCAGCATCTGGTCAAGACGGTTGCTTTTGCGCTTGCAGGCTTTGCCTTTACCCCCTGGCTGCCGTTGATTGCGGCGATGATTGTGACCGGATTCGCCGGAACGTGGGTCGGCGCCAATTTTCTGCAGAAAATGCCTGAGGAGCGGTTCCGGATGGCTTTCCGCGTCTGTCTCACCGTGCTTGCGCTCGACATGATCCGGCGTGGTGTTGTCGGAATGGCGCATGGTTAG
- a CDS encoding undecaprenyl-diphosphate phosphatase, with amino-acid sequence MNETTLVGAALLGLIEGLTEFIPVSSTAHLLLVGHFLGFKSPGNSFEVLIQLGAIGAILSVYFARLWKLATDLPSSPKARHFVGAILLAFLPAAVIGAMAHGFIKSVLFESTALICWVLIAGGIVLLVVDRMKLTPKYTNVMDYPLSMAFKIGLCQTLAMIPGTSRSGATIVGALLLGADKRSAAEFSFFLAMPTMAGAFTLDLYKNYDLLAADDVAAIVVGFVMAFIAGVVVVRSLLDFVSRRGFTLFGWWRIVVGTLGLVGLWLL; translated from the coding sequence ATGAATGAAACGACACTCGTGGGCGCGGCCCTGCTTGGCCTGATCGAAGGCCTGACCGAATTCATTCCGGTATCCTCGACCGCGCATCTGTTGCTGGTGGGCCATTTTCTCGGATTCAAATCGCCCGGCAACAGCTTCGAGGTGCTGATCCAGTTGGGAGCGATCGGGGCAATCCTGTCGGTGTATTTCGCCCGACTGTGGAAACTTGCCACCGACCTGCCGTCAAGCCCGAAGGCGCGGCATTTTGTCGGCGCCATCCTGCTGGCTTTTCTGCCGGCAGCGGTGATTGGCGCAATGGCGCACGGGTTCATCAAGTCGGTGTTGTTCGAATCAACCGCGCTGATCTGCTGGGTGCTGATTGCCGGCGGTATCGTGCTGCTGGTTGTCGACCGGATGAAGCTGACACCGAAATACACCAATGTGATGGACTATCCGCTGTCGATGGCCTTCAAGATCGGGCTGTGCCAGACCTTGGCGATGATTCCGGGCACGTCGCGCTCCGGCGCCACCATTGTCGGCGCGCTGCTGCTCGGGGCGGACAAGCGATCGGCGGCGGAATTTTCGTTCTTCCTGGCGATGCCGACCATGGCCGGCGCCTTCACGCTCGATCTCTACAAGAATTACGATTTGCTGGCCGCCGATGATGTCGCGGCCATCGTCGTCGGCTTCGTGATGGCGTTTATTGCCGGAGTGGTGGTCGTGCGCAGCCTGCTGGACTTCGTGTCACGGCGCGGGTTCACGCTGTTTGGCTGGTGGCGGATCGTGGTTGGCACACTCGGCCTGGTCGGGCTGTGGCTTCTCTGA